Proteins encoded by one window of Dioscorea cayenensis subsp. rotundata cultivar TDr96_F1 chromosome 6, TDr96_F1_v2_PseudoChromosome.rev07_lg8_w22 25.fasta, whole genome shotgun sequence:
- the LOC120263096 gene encoding uncharacterized protein LOC120263096, with protein sequence MVKHYVSTHSCLLGVTKNKRVIAQVVVKKFGDVIASIRVIKPRHLKALVRKETCVFVTDWVCKNAKRLVLKKVEQQFIEDFKVLNSYALELKASNPGSNVVIVFERLSPDALPTFQKMYIYLTAAREGFLVGCRRIIGLDGCFLKGLMKGQLLVAVGRDGNNQMFPIAWEIVEKETIESWSWFLKLLQLDLCIEDGLGWSLGLIHAVKELLPLIEHRMCARHIYARWGKQHQGKEFQIQFWNITRATTVPEFPKQLQQMRNLNGREKAVEELLEKWPANGWCGAFFNDVVKCDVIDNNMRETFNGVMVEARSKLVITMLEEIRRYVMQRIVVKKSYTMKWKVNFGPNIVRKFEKERTKSSKWQVDWNGAAEHEVIWDDMLLLERESYFVRLENKSCSCGKWDKSGYSQWRSYCWKEMMHDTSYITASELMARRDARLAAQAKLSKESAHQTSTTIDRNLDLPTQQSITTEHNN encoded by the exons ATGGTGAAGCATTATGTCTCTACACATTCATGCCTTTTGGGTGTTACAAAGAACAAAAGAGTTATAGCACAAGTAGTGGTGAAGAAATTTGGTGATGTGATAGCTTCCATACGCGTCATTAAGCCAAGGCATTTAAAAGCACTAGTTAGGAAGGAGACTTGTGTGTTCGTCACTGACTGGGTCTGCAAAAATGCCAAGAGATTGGTTCTTAAGAAAGTTGAACAGCAATTTATTGAAGATTTCAAGGTACTGAATAGTTATGCATTAGAATTAAAAGCATCAAACCCTGGAAGCAATGTCGTAATTGTTTTTGAAAGGTTGAGTCCAGATGCATTACCAACCTTCCAAAAGATGTATATCTATCTTACAGCTGCTAGAGAAGGTTTTTTGGTTGGCTGTAGGAGGATCATAGGTCTCGATGGGTGCTTTTTGAAAGGTCTAATGAAAGGGCAATTACTAGTGGCAGTAGGGAGGGACGGGAACAACCAGATGTTCCCTATAGCTTGGGAAATTGTGGAGAAAGAAACCATTGAAAGCTGGAGTTGGTTTCTTAAGTTGTTGCAGTTAGATCTGTGTATTGAAGATGGTCTCGGATGGTCACTT GGATTAATCCATGCAGTTAAAGAACTTCTACCATTAATCGAGCACAGGATGTGTGCAAGGCATATATATGCTAGATGGGGGAAGCAACACCAAGGGAAAGAGTTTCAAATCCAATTTTGGAATATTACTAGGGCTACAACTGTACCTGAGTTTCCAAAGCAGCTACAACAGATGAGGAATTTGAATGGAAGAGAGAAGGCAGTAGAGGAGTTATTAGAGAAATGGCCTGCCAATGGTTGGTGTGGAGCTTTCTTCAATGATGTTGTCAAGTGCGATGTTATCGACAACAATATGCGCGAGACATTCAATGGAGTGATGGTAGAAGCTAGGAGCAAACTAGTAATAACAATGCTTGAAGAAATAAGAAGGTATGTCATGCAAAGGATAGTTGTTAAGAAGAGCTATACCATGAAATGGAAAGTTAATTTTGGACCAAACATAGTTAGGAAGTTTGAGAAAGAGAGGACCAAAAGCTCAAAATGGCAGGTTGACTGGAATGGGGCTGCAGAGCATGAAGTTATCTGGGATGATATGTTGTTGTTGGAGAGGGAAAGTTATTTTGTTAGGTTAGAGAATAAGAGTTGTTCTTGTGGGAAATGGGACAAGAGTG GGTACTCACAGTGGAGAAGTTATTGTTGGAAGGAAATGATGCATGACACATCATATATTACTGCTAGTGAACTAATG GCTAGGAGGGATGCAAGGCTTGCTGCACAAGCAAAACTAAGTAAAGAAAGTGCTCATCAGACATCTACAACAATTGATCGAAACTTAGATCTCCCAACACAACAGAGTATAACAACAGAGCATAACAACTGA
- the LOC120263021 gene encoding uncharacterized protein LOC120263021, whose translation MGGGQDEVKHLEDCTVANALGTWVFSVAGAVLAIPVGIKRKSLAPLVFFGTTGTMLDIIMGITQCEREHAERQMQLLEAQKVEMNTSTESEN comes from the exons ATGGGGGGTGGACAGGATGAGGTAAAGCATTTGGAGGATTGCACTGTAGCCAA TGCATTGGGTACTTGGGTCTTCTCAGTAGCCGGAGCTGTCCTTGCAATTCCAGTGGGAATAAAGAGGAAATCATTAGCACCACTCGTATTCTTCGGTACAACCGGAACTATGCTTGATATTATCATGGGGATCACACAATGTGAAAGAGAACACGCGGAGCGCCAAATGCAGCTACTGGAAGCACAAAAAGTGGAGATGAACACTTCTACGGAATCTGAAAACTAG